In Nakamurella antarctica, the following are encoded in one genomic region:
- a CDS encoding recombinase family protein, with amino-acid sequence MTETVRGAIYARISSDAEGFGLGVQRQTDDCRSAALKRGWKVETIYTDNDVSATRSKVRPEYQRMLADIAAGRITGVIVWDVDRLTRTPRELEDIIDLADRQGLSLASVGGEIDLSTPQGRMTARIKGTVARHETEQQSRRLRRKFQERAEAGKPHSFAAYGYRRINEFDDRGHRVNTRDELDQEQAAIVRQAARLLLAGQSLRAVTTELNTQGALSPRGKPWASATLKQIMVRDRNAGLRTHRGEIIGKGQWPPIYDEGTHDRVVALLTDPSRRTNKGTARKHLLTGLARCGLCAGPMVVNIGRVTADGRQPSAYTCQQCTRIRRKQSAVDEVVEGVMIARLTKPDALSVLAAGDPEEAERAAAEMAALGARLELAADEYAEGNLTGPQLKRITANLRPKIEGLKSVVSSHSPAPGLLDLVGDKALERWHLAPLEVKRTVIDLLATVTIMPTGSGKRFDPELIKIEWKANG; translated from the coding sequence GTCGAAACCATCTACACCGACAACGATGTCAGCGCCACGCGGTCAAAGGTCCGCCCCGAGTATCAGCGGATGCTGGCCGATATTGCTGCAGGCCGCATCACCGGCGTGATCGTCTGGGACGTGGACCGGCTGACCCGCACACCGCGCGAGCTAGAGGACATAATCGACCTTGCCGACCGTCAGGGACTCTCGCTGGCGAGCGTAGGAGGAGAGATTGACCTATCGACGCCGCAGGGCAGGATGACCGCCCGAATCAAAGGCACCGTGGCAAGGCACGAGACAGAGCAGCAATCCCGACGACTACGGCGCAAGTTCCAAGAGAGAGCCGAAGCTGGGAAGCCACACAGCTTTGCCGCCTACGGTTACCGGCGTATCAACGAGTTTGACGACCGAGGACACCGCGTCAACACCCGCGACGAGCTAGACCAGGAGCAGGCCGCAATCGTCAGGCAGGCAGCACGGTTGCTACTCGCTGGGCAGTCGCTCCGCGCGGTGACGACAGAGCTAAACACGCAGGGTGCGTTATCGCCACGAGGTAAGCCGTGGGCAAGCGCAACGCTGAAACAGATCATGGTCCGAGATCGCAATGCTGGCCTACGCACTCACCGAGGCGAGATCATCGGCAAGGGACAGTGGCCGCCGATCTATGACGAAGGCACCCACGACCGGGTAGTCGCACTCCTGACCGACCCGAGCAGGCGCACGAATAAAGGCACCGCCCGCAAACATCTGCTCACCGGCCTGGCGCGTTGTGGTCTATGCGCCGGACCCATGGTCGTGAACATCGGCAGGGTGACAGCGGACGGCAGACAACCCTCCGCCTATACCTGCCAGCAATGCACCCGCATACGCCGCAAACAGTCCGCAGTCGATGAAGTAGTAGAAGGCGTGATGATCGCCCGACTGACTAAGCCCGATGCCCTGAGCGTCCTTGCGGCTGGAGATCCCGAGGAAGCCGAACGAGCCGCCGCTGAAATGGCCGCGCTGGGCGCAAGGCTGGAGCTGGCCGCCGACGAATATGCCGAAGGCAATCTGACCGGCCCACAGTTGAAACGAATCACCGCGAACCTACGCCCGAAGATTGAAGGGCTGAAGTCGGTTGTCAGTTCGCACTCCCCCGCGCCGGGATTGCTGGATCTCGTGGGAGACAAAGCACTAGAGCGCTGGCACCTTGCGCCGCTGGAGGTCAAGCGGACCGTAATCGACCTATTGGCGACTGTAACGATCATGCCGACGGGATCTGGCAAACGGTTCGACCCTGAGCTGATCAAAATCGAATGGAAAGCGAATGGTTAA